The Nitriliruptor alkaliphilus DSM 45188 genome includes a region encoding these proteins:
- a CDS encoding PPOX class F420-dependent oxidoreductase: MARSIATTDRVDRDELLGFVRDRHHVVLVTRRRDGTPQLSPVAAGVDGEGRVVIATYPERAKVHNLRRDPRASLLVLSDDWDGPWVQIDGSGEVLDLPEAVEPLVEYFRVIAGEHDDWDEYRQAMVDQGKCLIRIHVERWGPVATGGFPPRLADG; encoded by the coding sequence GTGGCCAGGAGCATCGCCACCACCGACCGTGTCGACCGTGACGAGCTGCTCGGTTTCGTCCGGGACCGCCACCACGTCGTGCTCGTCACCCGTCGACGTGACGGGACCCCGCAGCTGTCACCGGTGGCCGCGGGCGTCGACGGCGAGGGCCGGGTGGTCATCGCGACCTACCCCGAGCGGGCGAAGGTGCACAACCTGCGTCGCGACCCGCGTGCCTCGCTGCTGGTCCTGTCGGACGATTGGGACGGCCCGTGGGTCCAGATCGACGGCAGCGGTGAGGTGCTCGACCTCCCGGAGGCCGTCGAGCCCCTCGTGGAGTACTTCCGGGTCATCGCCGGCGAGCACGACGACTGGGACGAGTACCGCCAGGCCATGGTCGACCAGGGCAAGTGCCTGATCCGGATCCACGTCGAGCGCTGGGGACCGGTGGCCACCGGCGGGTTCCCACCCCGCCTCGCCGACGGCTGA
- a CDS encoding serine hydrolase domain-containing protein, whose amino-acid sequence MNKRVPALVAGLLAAALAAAGTAGVAAADEPDEGRILLEELPKIAERSVLYSLPPDPDAALEALATLPQSADDVIGMHLGRLHPTPHEFTPGVAPLVSLLGARAGLLTDPQHLEKKARDTANGEVAILLLPIDATTAIVIMPTEVVRSDPKATPLPEQRVDLSGVTYEINGETRTIEQYMADGATNAIGFVHDGEFIFDAYQNGFRPQTRHQFWSATKSVTTALVGIAMEDGLVESVHDPIETYLPETVGTAWEGTTLRDILTMQSGIYWVDVPVHQPEQLVLMGADFHTGGLYGMTRDEYLLRLTRVSEPGVHHRYNSADTQMLAWLLERVYEDSYATILSEKLWQPAGMESDALIMVDRVGNAFASMGLFATVKDAARFGELFRNGGRNIHGEQIVPERWVEASTDYSEETGGPRGYQWMRWSEGYTAQGFGTQRIQVAPALDMVGVRFGNDPVDSIAPKEFEALYLAVADELGAGTDPTDPGDPGDPGDPGDPGDRGDPGDPDEGAGPGEDKGNGKGGGTGGGRDHAPGLQSRPAGSVTDAAPFPGGIPLLVGLGLTLAASAVLSRRPTARR is encoded by the coding sequence ATGAACAAGCGCGTCCCGGCCCTGGTGGCCGGCCTCCTCGCCGCGGCGCTCGCGGCCGCCGGGACCGCCGGTGTCGCCGCGGCCGACGAGCCCGACGAGGGCAGGATCCTGCTCGAGGAGCTCCCCAAGATCGCCGAGCGCAGCGTCCTGTACTCGCTGCCCCCGGATCCCGACGCCGCGCTCGAGGCGCTGGCGACCCTCCCGCAGAGCGCGGACGACGTCATCGGGATGCACCTCGGCCGCCTCCACCCCACGCCGCACGAGTTCACGCCGGGGGTCGCGCCGCTGGTGAGCCTCCTCGGCGCGCGTGCCGGCCTGCTGACCGACCCCCAGCACCTGGAGAAGAAGGCCCGCGACACCGCCAACGGCGAGGTCGCGATCCTGCTGCTGCCGATCGACGCGACGACGGCCATCGTGATCATGCCGACCGAGGTCGTGCGATCCGACCCGAAGGCGACGCCGCTGCCCGAGCAGCGTGTGGACCTCAGCGGTGTCACCTACGAGATCAACGGTGAGACGCGCACCATCGAGCAGTACATGGCCGACGGTGCGACGAACGCCATCGGTTTCGTGCACGACGGCGAGTTCATCTTCGATGCCTACCAGAACGGGTTCCGGCCGCAGACGCGGCACCAGTTCTGGTCCGCGACGAAGTCGGTGACCACCGCCCTCGTCGGCATCGCGATGGAGGACGGGCTGGTCGAATCGGTCCACGACCCCATCGAGACCTACCTCCCCGAGACGGTGGGGACCGCCTGGGAGGGCACGACGCTCCGCGACATCCTCACGATGCAGTCGGGCATCTACTGGGTCGACGTCCCCGTGCACCAGCCCGAGCAACTCGTGCTGATGGGGGCCGACTTCCACACGGGCGGCCTGTACGGGATGACCCGCGACGAGTACCTCCTGAGGCTGACGCGGGTGTCCGAGCCCGGCGTGCACCACCGCTACAACAGCGCCGACACGCAGATGCTCGCCTGGCTCCTCGAACGGGTCTACGAGGACTCGTACGCGACCATCCTGTCGGAGAAGCTCTGGCAGCCGGCCGGGATGGAGAGCGACGCGCTCATCATGGTGGACCGTGTCGGCAACGCGTTCGCGTCGATGGGGCTGTTCGCGACCGTGAAGGACGCCGCCCGCTTCGGTGAGCTGTTCCGCAACGGTGGTCGCAACATCCACGGCGAGCAGATCGTCCCCGAACGTTGGGTCGAGGCGTCGACCGACTACTCGGAGGAGACCGGGGGACCTCGGGGCTACCAGTGGATGCGGTGGTCGGAGGGCTACACCGCGCAGGGCTTCGGCACCCAGCGCATCCAGGTCGCCCCGGCCCTCGACATGGTCGGTGTCCGCTTCGGCAACGACCCCGTCGACTCGATCGCGCCGAAGGAGTTCGAGGCGCTCTACCTGGCGGTCGCCGATGAGCTCGGTGCCGGGACCGACCCCACCGACCCCGGCGATCCGGGCGATCCGGGCGATCCGGGCGACCCCGGCGATCGCGGCGATCCCGGCGATCCCGACGAGGGCGCGGGGCCCGGCGAGGACAAGGGCAACGGCAAGGGCGGCGGCACCGGCGGGGGGCGTGACCACGCTCCCGGTCTGCAGAGCCGGCCGGCAGGGTCGGTCACCGACGCGGCACCGTTCCCGGGCGGGATACCGCTCCTGGTCGGCCTCGGTCTGACGCTGGCTGCCTCGGCGGTGCTCAGTCGGCGTCCGACTGCCCGGCGCTGA
- a CDS encoding RNA polymerase sigma factor: MAAAGRGTSGHDPGDVAAFCRREHRRLVGLLALYVGDRAVAEELAQETLVRVCEQWPKVRAMTNPSGWASRVALNLASSRWRRLSAERRATVRHGADPDRAQDVDTAATVAVRSAVAALPPRQKQALVLRYYADLSVADVADAMDCPVGTAKSLLSRATAALRDEAGLIDLDREDDRVS, encoded by the coding sequence ATGGCTGCTGCGGGGCGAGGCACGTCGGGGCACGACCCCGGCGATGTCGCGGCGTTCTGCCGCCGCGAGCACCGCCGCCTCGTCGGCCTCCTCGCGCTGTACGTCGGTGACCGGGCGGTCGCCGAGGAGCTCGCCCAGGAGACGCTGGTCCGCGTCTGCGAGCAGTGGCCGAAGGTCCGCGCAATGACCAACCCGAGTGGGTGGGCCAGCCGCGTCGCGCTCAACCTCGCCAGCAGCCGGTGGCGGCGGCTGTCCGCCGAACGCCGCGCGACCGTCCGCCACGGTGCCGATCCCGACCGCGCCCAGGACGTCGACACCGCGGCGACCGTGGCGGTCCGCAGCGCTGTCGCGGCCCTCCCCCCGCGCCAGAAGCAGGCGCTGGTGCTGCGCTACTACGCCGACCTGTCCGTCGCCGACGTCGCCGACGCCATGGACTGCCCCGTCGGCACCGCCAAGTCCCTGCTGTCCCGCGCGACCGCGGCCCTGCGCGACGAGGCCGGCCTGATCGACCTCGACCGGGAGGACGACCGTGTCAGCTGA
- a CDS encoding DUF222 domain-containing protein: MGTTAAAAPDPDDRQGHTDPPFGLPVLAEVPELAGLLQLAVDAERTTARLVEALIVLEDAGVAPAATGVGLEQWLAIVGRSTRSDRRMLTTAAAVCRRLPTLRTAFADGEVSWSQVRAVALKVERSPRHLDDRLDAALARAIDGAAGADPDALANVVSWTVTDLEADDDGDDDGAVVPDDVMVLQPRLDGSGGRFHGDFGPVGFAALDTVTDPGPLGTATRQRFGDAADPDQVAANRLTAGRARAARLIDLCRRGGPTDDTAGQAGAVRPPTLIMRAELDTLLGDHRLSAQLLTTLAGGVMHVDSRTARGWSTSTAPTYAWSCSRTARSWASGPAPAAPAGWPTRPSRARHLHRTRQLPHRRPGL; this comes from the coding sequence ATGGGAACCACCGCTGCTGCCGCCCCCGATCCTGACGACCGTCAGGGCCACACCGACCCGCCGTTCGGTCTGCCGGTGCTGGCCGAGGTGCCCGAGCTGGCGGGCCTGCTCCAGCTGGCGGTGGATGCTGAACGGACCACCGCCCGGCTGGTCGAGGCGCTGATCGTGCTCGAGGACGCCGGGGTCGCGCCGGCCGCCACGGGCGTGGGCCTGGAACAGTGGTTGGCCATCGTGGGCCGCTCCACCCGCTCGGACCGCCGCATGCTGACCACAGCTGCCGCGGTCTGCCGACGGCTCCCGACGTTGCGGACGGCGTTCGCTGATGGCGAGGTGTCCTGGTCCCAGGTCCGCGCCGTGGCCTTGAAGGTCGAACGCAGCCCGCGGCACCTGGACGACCGGCTCGACGCCGCCCTCGCACGCGCGATCGACGGGGCTGCCGGCGCCGACCCGGACGCGCTGGCCAACGTGGTGTCCTGGACGGTGACCGACCTCGAGGCCGACGACGACGGTGACGACGACGGGGCTGTCGTGCCGGACGACGTGATGGTCCTGCAACCACGTCTGGACGGGTCCGGTGGCCGGTTCCACGGCGACTTCGGACCGGTCGGGTTCGCCGCCCTCGACACCGTCACCGACCCCGGCCCCCTCGGGACCGCGACCCGACAGCGGTTCGGCGACGCAGCTGATCCCGATCAGGTCGCCGCGAACCGGCTGACGGCAGGGCGGGCACGCGCCGCCCGGCTGATCGACCTGTGCCGCCGCGGCGGCCCCACCGACGACACGGCTGGTCAGGCTGGGGCGGTGCGGCCACCCACCCTGATCATGCGGGCCGAGCTCGACACCCTCCTCGGCGACCATCGCCTCTCCGCCCAGCTGCTCACGACGTTGGCCGGTGGGGTGATGCACGTCGACAGCCGCACGGCCCGCGGCTGGTCGACGAGCACGGCACCGACCTACGCCTGGTCCTGCTCGAGGACGGCAAGGTCGTGGGCGTCGGGACCCGCACCCGCGGCCCCGGCTGGCTGGCCGACGCGGCCCTCGCGTGCACGACACCTGCACCGAACCCGGCAACTGCCCCACCGCCGCCCGGGTCTGTGA
- a CDS encoding HNH endonuclease signature motif containing protein, with product MHDTCTEPGNCPTAARVCDLDHAVPATAGGPTDIANLAPLCRTANRRKERDGWTATGTADGTRTWHHPRTGLTVRTLPATWRPPDDHHRGPPVDLDRSGRRGPPDRHASDTRRSPPPRAPDRTPPRTTDPPGDPPDPADPSMPF from the coding sequence GTGCACGACACCTGCACCGAACCCGGCAACTGCCCCACCGCCGCCCGGGTCTGTGACCTCGACCACGCCGTCCCCGCCACCGCCGGTGGACCCACCGACATCGCCAACCTCGCCCCCCTCTGTCGCACCGCCAACCGCCGGAAGGAACGGGACGGGTGGACCGCCACCGGCACCGCCGACGGCACCCGCACCTGGCACCACCCCCGCACCGGCCTGACCGTCCGCACCCTCCCGGCCACCTGGCGACCACCCGACGACCACCACCGCGGCCCACCCGTCGACCTCGACCGGAGCGGCCGCCGCGGACCACCCGACCGACACGCCAGCGACACCCGCCGCAGCCCACCGCCACGCGCACCCGACCGGACGCCCCCGCGGACCACCGACCCACCCGGCGACCCGCCGGACCCCGCCGACCCCTCCATGCCCTTCTGA